From Lycium ferocissimum isolate CSIRO_LF1 chromosome 12, AGI_CSIRO_Lferr_CH_V1, whole genome shotgun sequence, one genomic window encodes:
- the LOC132040007 gene encoding SKP1-like protein 1A, producing the protein MSSSKKIVLNSSDGETFEVEESVALESQTIKHMIEDDCANTAIPLPNVTSKILAKVIEYCKRHVDAAAKTDDKASEDDLKNFDADFVKVDQGTLFDLILAANYLNIKSLLDLTCQAVADMIKGKTPEEIRQIFNIKNDYTPEEEEEVRRENAWAFE; encoded by the coding sequence ATGTCTTCTTCAAAGAAAATCGTGTTGAATAGTTCCGATGGCGAGACATTCGAGGTGGAAGAGTCTGTGGCTTTGGAATCGCAGACCATCAAGCACATGATCGAGGATGATTGTGCCAACACCGCCATCCCTCTTCCTAATGTTACCAGCAAGATCTTAGCCAAGGTGATTGAGTATTGTAAGCGCCATGTTGATGCTGCTGCTAAGACTGACGACAAGGCTTCTGAGGATGATCTCAAGAACTTTGATGCTGACTTCGTCAAAGTTGATCAGGGCACTCTCTTTGATCTTATTCTGGCTGCTAACTATTTGAACATAAAGAGCTTGCTTGATCTCACTTGTCAGGCTGTGGCAGACATGATCAAAGGGAAGACTCCGGAGGAGATCCGCCAGATTTTTAACATCAAGAATGACTACACACCTGAGGAAGAGGAGGAGGTTAGGAGGGAGAATGCTTGGGCATTTGAGTGA